GCCGCCCCCATCGCCCTCTGGGGCTTCCTCGCCGTTCCCGCCGGCGCCCCCGCCCACGCCATCATCCTCGAGTCCGAGCCGGCCCGTGACGCCAGGCTCGCGGGGCCGCCCGCCCGCATCTATCTTCGCTTCAACAGCAAGATCGAGAAGCGGCTGACGCGGGTCAGCATCACGGCCTCCGACGGCCGCGCCGTTCCCCTCCCCGTCGTCGCGGACGGCCGTCAGGCCCCGGATCGCCTCTCGTTCCCTCTCGGTCCCCTCCGTCCCGGCGCCTACATCGTCCGCTACAAAGTCCTGGCGGCCGACGGGCATATCACGGAAGGCGCCCTCCGCTTCTCCGTCCTGGAGGCCAAGTAGCCGCGTGACCCTGTTCGGAGGGTTTCTGGGCGTCGGCCTCCTGGGCGTCGGCCTGGTCGCGCGGTCGGCCCTCGTGGATGGTGTCGACTGTGTCCTGCTCGTCTACCGGGAGACCTGAGTGCTTCGAGGCAAGGCGACCTCATCCGGCACCCAATCCTATCGCGCGGCTCTCGGATCGACCGTCCCCGCCGATCATTTCCGCTCGTGGCAAGGGCTCGCGGTGTCCTCCATCGGCCTCGGCACGTATCTCGGCCCTGAGGACGAGGCCACCGATCGCGCCTACCAGGCTGCCATCGAGCGGGCGGTGGCGGGCGGCCTCAATGTCGTGGACTCGGCCATCAACTACCGACGACAGCGAAGCGAGCGCGCGGTGGGGAGCGCCCTCACCGCGCTCCACGAGTCGGGCCGGGTCAAGCGCGAGAGCATCGTGGTGTCGACGAAGGGCGGCTTCCTCCCGTTCGACGGGCCCGCCCCGCGGGGACTCCTCGACCCCGGCGATCTCGTCGCGGGCAGCCACTGCATGAGCCCGCGCTATCTGCAAGACCAGCTCGAGCGCAGCCTCACCAATCTCGGGCTCGAGCGAGTCGACATCTACTATGTCCACAACCCGGAGACCCAGCTCGCCGAGCTGCCCCGCGCGGCCGTCCTCGATCGGCTGAGCGCGGCCTTCGAGTTTCTCGAGGGCGCCGCGCGGTCGGGTACCATCGGCGTCTACGGGACGGCGACCTGGACGGCCTACCGCCAGCCGTCCGACGCGCAGGACGCGCTCTCCCTCGCCGAGGTGGTGAAGACGGCGAAAGCGGTGGGGGGGACCGGGCATCATTTCCGCGTGGTCCAGCTCCCGTACAACCTCGCCATGACGGAGGCGTTCACGGCGCCCACCCAGTCGCGTGGCCGGGCGAGCGTGACGGCGCTCGAGCTCGCGCAGGCCCTCGGCATCTACGTGATGACCTCGGCTTCGATCTATCAGGGACAGCTCGCCCGCAACCTGCCGCCCGTGATCGGACAGTTTCTGCCCGGGCTCTCGACCGACGCGCAACGGGCGCTACAGTTCGTGCGCTCGACGCCCGGCGTGGGCACCGCGCTCTGCGGCATGAAGACGATTCCCCACGTGGACGAGGCGCTCGGCCTGGCCGCGGTGGCGCCGGTGCCGTGGGCGGAGTTTCAGAAGCTCTTCTCGCCCGCCTGAGCCGGCGCGGAGGGGCGAAAGGGCTTGAATTTCCATGAGGGCTCGGCTACGGTGTTACGTCGTCATTGAGACGCCATCCTCCGACGGCCGGATCGGGTGACTTAAAGCATGGTCAAGAAGATCCACCACGTCGGCATCGTGGTCGAGAGCCTCGCGCGGGCGTATCGCTTCTGGCGCGACGCGCTCGGGCTGCCCCTCCTGCGCGAGGCGGAGATCGCGGACCAGGGCGTGCGCGCGGCGCTGCTGGCGGCCGGCGACAGTGAGATCGAGCTGCTCGAGCCCACGGGCACGGAGGGCGGAGTGGCCCGCTTCCTCGCCAAGCGCGGCGAAGGGCTCCATCACCTGTGCTTCGAGACGGCCAATGTCGAGGGTGATCTCGCGGCCCTCAAGGCGGGGGGGGTCCCCCTGATCGACGAGACGCCGCGCCAGGGGCTGGCCGGGCGCATCGCCTTTCTCCATCCAACCGCGTGCGCGGGCGTTCTCGTGGAGCTGGCCACCCCGCCTCCGACCGCCGAGCATCCCGACTCGCCCGTGCGCTTCAAGCGGCTCGTCATCGGCTGTCGCGACCCGCAGGAGACCGCCAAGTCGTATCAGCAGCTCTTCGGCTTGCCCGAGGTCGCCGTCAACGACGGGCCCCGGAGCATGCTCGGCTGGACGGGGGGAGGGACGCTGCTCATGGTCCCGGCCAGCGAGGTGGGGGGCACGCTCGGCATGGCCGCTCTGTCCATGGTCGCCCCGGAGATGGTGACGCTCGTGCAGCGCCTCTCCAAGATCGACGCCATGATGTTCTTCGGCGCAAGCGAGATCACCCTCAAGCCGGAAGCGGGCAACAACGTCCATCTGCACATCTCGCGCTATCATTTCCCCTGATCGCGTCCCTCAGGGCGGGTATCGTCGGTGACCCGCGCCCCCTCTCGCTCGTGACGCGTCCCGACCCAGAGGTCAAGTAAACGGACAGGGGGCGGCAGGGGCGGGTTGTCGGCGACACGCTCTGGCTGGTCGGCCTGTGCGCGGCCCGGGCCGCGGGCTCGACGATGGCCATGGCGTACCCCGCCGTCCTCTCCGTGGTCCAGGCGGAATGGCATCTGTCCTCGACGGCCGCCGGCTCCATCTCCTCCGCCTACCAGCTCGGCACCGCCGTGGCCCTCGTCTTCGTCTCGGCGCTCGCCGACTATCTCAACCCGCGTCTGGTCTTCCGCGTATCGGCCGGGTTGACGGCGGTCGTGTCGCTGCTCATCCCCGTGCTTGCCCAGGGCCATCTCTCGGCCCTGCTGCTCTTCGGCGCCGCCGCCGTGGCGGTGGCCGGCATCTATACGCCGGGGATCATGCTGCTCGCCGAGCGCTTCGAGCCGGCGCGCCGGGGACGCGCCGTCGGCTGGTTCCTTGCCGCGTCTTCCCTGGGTTATGTTCTGGCCCTCTTGATCGGGGGCGCCGTGGTGGCGCGCGCCGGTTGGCGGAGCGCGCTCTTCGTGCTGGCCCTGGGGCCGCTCCTCTGCTTCCTGCTCTCGCTCGTGCTCTTTCACCGCGAGCCCTCGAGACGCCCGGCCTCCGCCGCGCCGCGACGGTTGAGCTTCGATGCCGATCTGTCGGGCAATCGACCGGCTCAGCTGATGATCTGGGGCTACGTGTTTCATTCCTGGGAGCTCCTCGGGATGTGGGCGTGGACGCCCGCCTTCGTGGCGGCCGCGCTTGCCGCGCGCGGCACGTCTGCCACGGAGGCGGCGGGTCTCGGCGCCTCCCTCGCGGCCCTCTTCCACATCATGGGCATCGTCGCCTCGGCCGTCGGGGGCACGCTCTCGGATCGCTGGGGCCGGACCGCCGTCATCGCCGGGATGATGCTGGTGAGCTCGGCCTGTTCTTTCACATTCGGGTGGATGCTCACGGCGCCCCTCCTGCTCATCGTGCTGGTGGGCAGCGTCTATGGCTTCTCCGCCCTCGGCGATTCGTCGGTATACTCGACGGGAATCACGGAGACGGTGAGGCCCGAGCGCCTCGGCACGGCCCTGGCCATACGCTCGCTCCTGGGCTTCGGCGCGGGCGCGGTGTCGCCTCTGGTATTCGGGAGTGTGCTCGACATCTACGGCGCACCGAGCGCGCAGTCCGCCGGCTGGGGGTGGGCCTTTACCGTGCTGGGGGTGGGCGGGGTGCTCGGACTGCTGTCGATGCTGTGGCTGCGCACGCTGCCGGAGTCGCGGCGGCTGGCCGGCGGCAAGCGTTGACTCGAAACCTGGAGGCGGCATGGCCACGGTGCTGTTCATCGTCGAGGCGACCATCCCGAGGAAGGTCTGGCCATAGCCGCTCCCAGACGCGTGCGCGGCCTCGGGGCGGGACGCCGGACACGCCGGACGCTGGCCCAGGGCGGATCCGGAATCGCGGCCGAGCTCAACCAGCGTCTGAGCGCCTGGCCCGCGGTCAAGATCACCCCCATGTTCGGGCGGTGGGGGTATTTCGTAGGGCCGCGACTCTTCGCCTGCTTTCCGCTGCGCGTGAAGGACACGGACCTCTGGATCCGGCTCTCGCGTGAGGACCAGCGGCGTGCCATCGACTCGGGCGTGGTGACGCCCCACCGGCGCATGAGCGCAAGCGGCTGGGTCGAGACCCGCGTGGAAAATCTGAGCCAGGCGACGCGGGTGCTGGGCTGGCTCAAGCGAAGCTACGAGACGGCCAAGCACATCGTGGAACAGGAGGAGAGGCGATGATCCTCGTCACGGGTTTCGAGCCCTTCGGAGGCCATCCGTCCAACCCGTCCGAGGAGATCGCCAAGGCCGTGAACGGCAGGATCGTGGGAGGACTGGCCGTGCGCGCCGTCATCTTGCCCGTGCACCACCTCGAAGCCGCGCGGGAAGCCGCGCGCCTGCTCGTCGAGCACGATCCGCTGGGCGTGGTCCACGTAGGTCTGGCCGCGGGTCGCGCGCGGATCGCTCTCGAGCGGGTCGCCGTGAACGTCATGGACTACGAGCTTGCCGACAATTCTGGCTATCTGGCGCGCGGCGAGCCGTGTGTGCCGGGCGGGCCCGCGGCGTATTTCGCCACGCTCCCTCTCCCCGAGATCCTGGACGCCCTGGCGCGCGAAGGTGTCCCCGCCTATCTCTCCAACTCGGCGGGCACCTATCTCTGCAACCAGACGCTCTATGCCACCCTTCACGGCGTGGCACGGGACGGACGGCGCGCCCAGGTCGGATTCATGCACGTTCCTCTCTCTCCCCCCATGGTCGCGCTCTCCGGCCTCGAGCAGCCGAGCATGGACACGGGCCTCGGCGTGCGCGCGCTCGAGGTGGCGTTGCGCGTGATCGCCGAGCAACTCGCCGCGCCGCCGCGCCCTTAGCTCGACCCGGCCGTTGGAGGAGCCTGGGCCTTCAACGGCGCCAGGGCCAGAAATCCCAATCCCGTCCACGCCGCCTCACGCACGCGGCGTATCAAGGTGAAGGACAGCCCCGCCGGCGCTCCGAGTCCCAGCGCCGCGAAGATCGCGACATGCCCCGCCTCGAGCGCGCCTACATAACCCGGCACCAGGAACGCCGCGAAGCGGATGCTCGTGCTGAAGGCTTCGATGGCCGTGGCCTGGGCGAGGGAAACCGGCAATCCTATCCAGCGCAGGATGAGCCAGGGCTCGAGGGCGCCGATCAGCCACGCCGCGAAGTGAAAGAGGATGGATAGGGCCAGCCGGCCGGGCTCGCGCCGGTAGAAATGAGCCAGCTCGTCATTGACCTGGACCAGCGTCTGCCCGGGGTTGCCCGAAAGCCAGCCGAGCTTCTGGAGCCATCGCGTGCCCCCGCCCAGAGCTCCACCCGCCTGCGCGGCGACGAAGGCGCCCACGGCCAGTACCTGGATGACGAGAAGCCACTGCATCGCGCGCACCACGAGCGAGTCAGAAGGAAGGGCCGCATGGGCGGCCACGAGGCCCACGACAAGGAAGAGCGCCTGGCCGATGATGATGGTGGTCTTGGCCACGATGACGGAGGGCAGGCCTTCACTGAGCGGCGCCCAGGGTCTCACGAGCCAGGCCTTGACGGGCTCGCCCCCCACGGCCGCGGTCGGCGTCGTGAGGTTGAAGGCCTCGCCGGCGAGCCGGGCCGCCAGGAGCGCCCGGAACGGGGCGCGGTCCCGCCTGAAGGCGAAGCGCCAGCCCAAGGTGTCAAGCAGCGTGGTGACTCCGAAGGGGAAGACGAGGATGACGAGCAGCCGCCACGAGAGATCCGCGAACGCCTGCGCGACGGCGCCGGGGCCGATGTGGACGAGGAGCCCGAGAAAGAGCGCGGTGCCACAGAGCAGCAGGCCGAGCCGCACCCACCGCATCAGGGGGCGGGCGCCTCGGCGCGCCGGGCTTTCTCTTCGATCCGCTCGATCTTCACGAGGGGGACGAGCAGCCAGGTTGCCGCCGTCATGGCCGTTGAGATCAGGACGAGCGGGACAAAGCCGAAGTGGTCGTACAGCCGGCCCCCCACGTTTTGCGAAGCCTGGGTCCCGGCATTGAAGATCGACATCAGCAAGGCAAAGAAGGTCGCCTCCACGTGGCGTGGACAGGACTTGGCAGCCAGATCGAGGAAGGCGAGCTGGGTGATCATGCCGATGCCGCCGAACACGATGTCGATGGCGAGAGCCGACCACATGTCCCGATACAGGAGATAGGCCAGCGTGCCCGCCACCGCGATGCCGATCGAGAAGTTGATCAGCCGGCGCAGCGGCACCCGCCGCGAGAGCGGAGCGTAGATGAAGGCCCCGCCGATGCCCGCCACCGCGGCGAGCGCGCTCAGGTGACCGATGAACTGCTGCGAGAAGTGGAGCACGTCGGTCTGGTAGAAGAGCAGCGCGGGGCCGAAGGAGGGGCTGAAGGTGTAGAAGAAGAGGAAGCCTCCCACCACCCACACGTCGCGCTCGCCCAGGGCGGCCCGGATGGACACCCAGGTCGTCCAGAACTCTCGGCGGGCGCCCCGGGCAGGCGACTCGCGAATGACGAAGGTGGCCATCAGCATCGAGATCATCGGGAAGCATGCCGCCAGGAAGAACGCCCGCGGCAGGAGGCGATGCTCGGCCAGATAGCCGCCGAGGATACCCACGATAACGGAGGCCGTCGTGATGGCGGCCCACTGGACGGACTGGAAGGCGCCCGTGAGCCCGAGGGGCTTACCGTTTTCCACCATGAGGGCGTCGACGAGCACATCGGTGAAGGCAAGGCCCACGGCCATGACCGTGAAGAAGTAGGCCATGCGCCAGTAGGAGTGGTCGGCGATGAGGCCGAGGGCGAGACCCGCCAGCGCCGCCGTGCCCGAGGTCAGGAGCAAGTAGCTCTTCCGCCGGTACCCGAACAGGGGAAGGAAATCCGAGAGTAGTCCATACACGGGCTTGATCAGCCACGGGATGATGGTGATGGCGAAGAAGTCGGCCACCTGTCCCGCGGAGAGCCCGCGGTCTTTCAGGACGATGGTGATGGTCTGGATGGGCAGATACCACATGCCTTGCGAGAAATACACGATGGCGAAAAGCACGGCGAGGCGCTGCGCTTCCGGCGTCTGAAAAGGGTGCAGGCCCTTGAGCCGCGCGAGCATTTGAGCACTATACAACGTGTGCTACGCTACTGCCTCCATGCGTGAGACGCGCCGCTCCGTCTGTCCGCACGATTGCCCGTCGCAATGCGCTCTGTCCGTCACCATCGAGGACGGGCGCGTGGCCGACGTCGCGGGCGACCCGACGCATCCCTTCACCCGGGGCGTGATCTGCGGCAAAGTGCACGACTACGCCGAGCGCCTCTACGCCCCCACGCGGGTGCTCACGCCGCTCCGGCGCGTGGGGGCCAAGAGCGAGGGGCGCTTCGAGCCCATCTCGTGGGAGACCGCCCTCGAGGAGATCGCCGGCCAGTGGCGGCGCGTCATCGGACAGTGGGGCGGCGAGGCCATCCTGCCGTACTCGTATGGCGGCACCCTCGGCCTCATCCAGTACTGGGCGGGCCATCCGCTCTTCCACACGCTCGGCGCCTCCCAGCTCGATCGCAGCATCTGCATCGCCACCGCCTATGCCGGCTGGGTGGCCACCCTGGGCACGGTGGCGGGCAACGATGCCGAGCAGCTGGTGGATTCGGACCTCGTCGTGCTGTGGGGCATCAACGCGAGCTACACGCACATCAACCTGATGACGCTGGTCAAGCGCGCGCGCAAGCGCGGCG
The genomic region above belongs to Candidatus Methylomirabilota bacterium and contains:
- a CDS encoding flippase-like domain-containing protein, producing MRWVRLGLLLCGTALFLGLLVHIGPGAVAQAFADLSWRLLVILVFPFGVTTLLDTLGWRFAFRRDRAPFRALLAARLAGEAFNLTTPTAAVGGEPVKAWLVRPWAPLSEGLPSVIVAKTTIIIGQALFLVVGLVAAHAALPSDSLVVRAMQWLLVIQVLAVGAFVAAQAGGALGGGTRWLQKLGWLSGNPGQTLVQVNDELAHFYRREPGRLALSILFHFAAWLIGALEPWLILRWIGLPVSLAQATAIEAFSTSIRFAAFLVPGYVGALEAGHVAIFAALGLGAPAGLSFTLIRRVREAAWTGLGFLALAPLKAQAPPTAGSS
- a CDS encoding aldo/keto reductase, with the translated sequence MLRGKATSSGTQSYRAALGSTVPADHFRSWQGLAVSSIGLGTYLGPEDEATDRAYQAAIERAVAGGLNVVDSAINYRRQRSERAVGSALTALHESGRVKRESIVVSTKGGFLPFDGPAPRGLLDPGDLVAGSHCMSPRYLQDQLERSLTNLGLERVDIYYVHNPETQLAELPRAAVLDRLSAAFEFLEGAARSGTIGVYGTATWTAYRQPSDAQDALSLAEVVKTAKAVGGTGHHFRVVQLPYNLAMTEAFTAPTQSRGRASVTALELAQALGIYVMTSASIYQGQLARNLPPVIGQFLPGLSTDAQRALQFVRSTPGVGTALCGMKTIPHVDEALGLAAVAPVPWAEFQKLFSPA
- a CDS encoding pyroglutamyl-peptidase I, yielding MILVTGFEPFGGHPSNPSEEIAKAVNGRIVGGLAVRAVILPVHHLEAAREAARLLVEHDPLGVVHVGLAAGRARIALERVAVNVMDYELADNSGYLARGEPCVPGGPAAYFATLPLPEILDALAREGVPAYLSNSAGTYLCNQTLYATLHGVARDGRRAQVGFMHVPLSPPMVALSGLEQPSMDTGLGVRALEVALRVIAEQLAAPPRP
- a CDS encoding MFS transporter; this translates as MLARLKGLHPFQTPEAQRLAVLFAIVYFSQGMWYLPIQTITIVLKDRGLSAGQVADFFAITIIPWLIKPVYGLLSDFLPLFGYRRKSYLLLTSGTAALAGLALGLIADHSYWRMAYFFTVMAVGLAFTDVLVDALMVENGKPLGLTGAFQSVQWAAITTASVIVGILGGYLAEHRLLPRAFFLAACFPMISMLMATFVIRESPARGARREFWTTWVSIRAALGERDVWVVGGFLFFYTFSPSFGPALLFYQTDVLHFSQQFIGHLSALAAVAGIGGAFIYAPLSRRVPLRRLINFSIGIAVAGTLAYLLYRDMWSALAIDIVFGGIGMITQLAFLDLAAKSCPRHVEATFFALLMSIFNAGTQASQNVGGRLYDHFGFVPLVLISTAMTAATWLLVPLVKIERIEEKARRAEAPAP
- the mce gene encoding methylmalonyl-CoA epimerase; the encoded protein is MVKKIHHVGIVVESLARAYRFWRDALGLPLLREAEIADQGVRAALLAAGDSEIELLEPTGTEGGVARFLAKRGEGLHHLCFETANVEGDLAALKAGGVPLIDETPRQGLAGRIAFLHPTACAGVLVELATPPPTAEHPDSPVRFKRLVIGCRDPQETAKSYQQLFGLPEVAVNDGPRSMLGWTGGGTLLMVPASEVGGTLGMAALSMVAPEMVTLVQRLSKIDAMMFFGASEITLKPEAGNNVHLHISRYHFP
- a CDS encoding luciferase family protein, with translation MRGLGAGRRTRRTLAQGGSGIAAELNQRLSAWPAVKITPMFGRWGYFVGPRLFACFPLRVKDTDLWIRLSREDQRRAIDSGVVTPHRRMSASGWVETRVENLSQATRVLGWLKRSYETAKHIVEQEERR
- a CDS encoding MFS transporter, which encodes MAMAYPAVLSVVQAEWHLSSTAAGSISSAYQLGTAVALVFVSALADYLNPRLVFRVSAGLTAVVSLLIPVLAQGHLSALLLFGAAAVAVAGIYTPGIMLLAERFEPARRGRAVGWFLAASSLGYVLALLIGGAVVARAGWRSALFVLALGPLLCFLLSLVLFHREPSRRPASAAPRRLSFDADLSGNRPAQLMIWGYVFHSWELLGMWAWTPAFVAAALAARGTSATEAAGLGASLAALFHIMGIVASAVGGTLSDRWGRTAVIAGMMLVSSACSFTFGWMLTAPLLLIVLVGSVYGFSALGDSSVYSTGITETVRPERLGTALAIRSLLGFGAGAVSPLVFGSVLDIYGAPSAQSAGWGWAFTVLGVGGVLGLLSMLWLRTLPESRRLAGGKR
- a CDS encoding copper resistance CopC family protein, with the translated sequence MRARLLRGAAAAPIALWGFLAVPAGAPAHAIILESEPARDARLAGPPARIYLRFNSKIEKRLTRVSITASDGRAVPLPVVADGRQAPDRLSFPLGPLRPGAYIVRYKVLAADGHITEGALRFSVLEAK